The Spinacia oleracea cultivar Varoflay chromosome 2, BTI_SOV_V1, whole genome shotgun sequence DNA segment TTATCCATAGAAAACATAGCCATTTTAATGTCAGAATCCGAGAATGACCTCATAAGAAAAGCTACATTACTCTGATCAATTTGAGGCAAGCCTAGTTCCTGTAGTACCATGTCAAGCTCTTCGTTAATAGGTATATCAATGGTAGATTTAAATATTGGAGGCAAAGAATGAAAGAGCGTTGGACTGTTGAAGGTGATTTCCCACCTAAGCTCTTTTATTCAAGGGTGAAAGTTAGgcagaaaaagaacaaaatttTGACCATGAAAGATCAAACAGGCCTATAGGTTAAAGGTTAGCAACCGATTCAAGATCTTGTGGTTCATTCCTTTAAATCCATTTTTAAATACAGGTAATTCatatattaaataaaaggaatccggttatattttataaaacgGGCCAACTAATTTGAggcaaattaaaaagaaagtTAACATTGATATTGTATGTTGGGTGGGTCGACATATACCACCGGGCACCGGCCCTTGGTTGTTGGGTCAAATATGTAATATCGTCCAGTCATCACTTAAGCTTTTGAGCTGGTATTGCATCTTTCTGATGCGACCATCCACTTCAATTCCTTTTTTCTACTAAAGACCACACCATAATTTATAAGGAATATTTCAATATTATATAGGATCTTGCCTACCTCTTCATGaatctttatttatttactcaCTTAGCTAGCTCCATTTGTTAGGCATATAGCCATATACAGACGTGTCGGTCTAGCGGAAAAGACTGAGTATTTGGGACAATTTATCACACTTTTCTTTTTTACATAGGTTTAATATTGTAGAAATAAAAGAGTCGTTACAAAACTATAAACTACAATCTAAAACTAAACTAAGGCAGTGTGTCCTTCTCTTCTTGCCCTTGATTGTTGGAAAAGCATTTCGTACACCATCTTCTCGTTGTTGTCTTACCGAGGCAATTTGTGGTTGAGTTCCCTTTACGGAAGATGGCTCTGATGTTAAGGCAATTACCACTAGTAGTCTCCTGGAAGTACCTGTTgaacttgagaaacaaggaaatGAGCGAAAGAGAAACAAGGTGACAGGGCAGGGTAATAGACGTTTTGTATTTCTCACAAGCGTCTAAACAAGACTTGAGTAGCATGCTATGGAGTACTTTGACAATAtggaaattttataatttttaacaaCACTTAGTTAGAGATATTAAAGATATAAAATACGCATTGACAAATGTGTCAAAATGAAatgggaaaaacatttagatttGCAGGGAGTAGTTGGTTGGTTAATTGGTTTAGGCTCAGGCAATTTCAATCATAGATGAAAATTCCTTATTTAATTTGGATTTAAGATTTAGTCTCGATTGGATATTTGGATAATCGAGTAGGATAATCCACTTTTGCCAAGTACACTCAATGTAGACCTGTGCATAATCTTAGATACATCTCCCTACCCACGTAAACTAGAATATCCAGTTGCATGCATTTGTGGAAGATCATGGAATGTTTTGAATATCATATTAAGCATTTGGTCAATCGAACAGTTTAATTATTATTGGTCAAACAGaatcatatttttattttatttttttgttaataAAAATCATCCCTTTCCTCAATTTTCAATATGCAGTATCCTTTGTAGGAACTGCGACtaaaaataacaataattaGAACAAGCTTATCTGTAACAATGTCGTGGTATGACATCAATCACTGTATTAAAGTCGAATTTGTCCCGCTAAATACACGCGAACTCGTAGTAACCGACCCTAGGGATACACGACTCTAACCCTTGACGAAAAATTAGATTGAGAATGCCTTTAAGCAATGGCTGCAATGTCCAGAACAATGGTGGTTTTATGTTTTCATTTCGGAGAAGATGAAGAGATTAATTTTTTGTGTTTCTTTTGTGGAAGGGAAGGTGGAGTTTTATAGCAAAAAAACGGTCAAGCcagaaaaacggaaaaccaatcaatTAGTCTTTAATTGACTCCGTAACTGAAGCAACAAATCGGTAAAATATCTTTGATGGAAATCAAATCGTCAAAGGAATCAATTAATTGTTACGTAAATCATGCAAAGATTACACGGCCAATAATAATAACGGTTAGTAAAAAGGAGCCCCATCCACACCCGCGCCACTTGCCCGAGTCTGGCGCGCGTGTGAGTTTACTAGTCCCACCTCTCTAGTTTTCTAACAAATCATTAAAGGGTAGTGGTATATTTAAAGAAGGTAAAGATTTGTGTTTTTtctatcaatgtgggacaaagaAAATTTGCTTCATTTTAAGCATAACATTGGAGGAAGAAACTCCAACATCCTTTCCTAAAATAGAAAAAAGACGTTTGATGAACAAGGTAGTATAGCTTTATAAGTTACTCTGTTGTTATGGGTTGACATGGGAAACGAACAGGGATTGTACTAGGAGTCTAGGAGTATGTCTTAGAGCATGATCAACCCCAAGTATTAAGACATAAATTATGTTGACATGGCATATCATTCATCAGTCTTAAGATCAGACATATAGAAATTTTAGCATTGAAGTAGACAAGTCTTATCAAAGTCTTAAAGTGAGTCTTAAAAAATTAAGACTCAACTTAAGACTTGGTATGtgagttaaattaaataataaatgatatttTACATAAATTTACAAGTCTTAAATGATTTAATGGGTGAAGAGCTAAATTTGATTGAATCTTAAGGAGTCTtaacaataatttaattatttaatattaatgaaATGCTGACATGGCAAATGAAGAAAATATTAAGACAAGACCCCCTTGATCTTGCTCTTAAGACCACAATATTCACAAGTCCGTTGATGTCAGCATTAGAAAAAAAACTATTTAATTAGAAAATATAACTTTTGATGGGAGATTTGGAGTGAATTAATAATACTTGTAGTAgaatttaactatttgtctATTTGGTAAAAACTTGGTTTTATACATAAAACCGTCCTTATATATGTTTTTGTATTGTATTGGTTGTAGGCTTGTAGCGTTAAAAGACAGTACATAAGTGTTTATGGAACATTTTACATAAAGACAATACAATGATACATGATAAAGATAAATAGGCCTAATGATAATACATACTTAGCCCTGTTCTTCCGAACTTTGtttggctgaactgaactgaattgaactgagcTGAATGGAACTGCAATAAAGTCCAAAAGAACAGGGCGTTACTGTGATACTGACTTAATCATGCACACCCCGTTTCCCATTTCCGAGATTTGGAGACTTTAGACGAGAATAAATCTTATAGGAAGGACTCGTCTAGCTTGCTAAAAGGAACTACTCCATAATTAAGATGACAAGTCAATTTGCTGTTAAGTTGACTGCTGAGTAATTAGTACTAGTTGATAATTAACAAATCCGTAACTAAGATGAAAGATCAAGTTTAATTTCCATGCTAAAATCTTCATCCAGTTCACGATTAACATACATTAATATAGATGCACAGGTGAGGTGTGTTTGCACTCTATCTGCATCTGTTTCAACCTTATTCGATCTCAATTTCAATGTAGATGCACAGCACAGGTGAGGTTGCCTTTCTTCCTGCAGCCATTGCAATGCTGTTAGAAGTGCGCGTTTTCATGTGTGCATTTACTTGGCTGGAAGTCTACCAATATGAACAATATCATATTTACATTTTACAGGTCAAAGCTATCTATCTATACAAGGCCTAATTTGCATGTGGAAAACAAATGATTTCCCTATGAAAAATTTCCCTTAAACTCATTTTCATAGAGGCTCACAGCAGGAGAGTGCTTGGTGTAAGATTCTGAAAGTCTTTTTGTAATTCAAGAATCCCACAAACCAGAACTCGAAATCATCATCAGTCACTACTTGTAGGTACTTCTTTGACGCCTTCTTCAAATCCTCTGCTTTGTTAgctttcttcatcttcttcaaagGGATCACAACCTTGTAATGGTATCTTACAGTTTCCCCAGAAGGAGAAGAATACTTGGCAATGGCTTTATCACTGCAAAAAGCAATCTTTTCAGTGGAGATGAAAAGACGGCCTGTAAGTGGTCCTGCTGTGGTAAACAAAGAGCATTCAGAAGCCTTCAGAAGCTGTTCGCCTTCAGTCAATTCAAATACTCGCCTGAATACTTTTTCTACTCCGCCTAATTGCAGAATCTTTGCTCCTAAACTCAGTTTCCCTTTTGCTGTAATAACAGGAAAAAGATAATTAGTCTCTAGAAAAACAGAATCCTTTTCAGAATTTATTTACAGAAGAAAGAACATAATATTTACTGACAGTACATAGTTACATACCAAGTTTGTTCATTGCACTGATTACTGATTCCTTTTTACCCTTGTT contains these protein-coding regions:
- the LOC110781977 gene encoding GEM-like protein 4 is translated as MDAANAYNSAKCMLIGDHVLRNGLTNNQNNPMKLLMAPSSHIVDGCSNAKISNKGKKESVISAMNKLAKGKLSLGAKILQLGGVEKVFRRVFELTEGEQLLKASECSLFTTAGPLTGRLFISTEKIAFCSDKAIAKYSSPSGETVRYHYKVVIPLKKMKKANKAEDLKKASKKYLQVVTDDDFEFWFVGFLNYKKTFRILHQALSCCEPL